Proteins co-encoded in one Chitinispirillum alkaliphilum genomic window:
- a CDS encoding Adenylosuccinate synthetase, with translation MANAVIVGTQWGDEGKAKVIDYLTEQSDIIIRFQGGANAGHTVIANGKKFVFHLVPSGIISPEKICIIGNGVVIDAEQFLLEIDELTQSGIDVNDRLFVSDLAHLVLPCHKAMDRQIESTMGNSKIGTTGRGIGPAYADKVSRTGLRVGDLVNWEHFCQKFKNHFAQKKSYIEKQFGISLDLNESELLDQYSKIRSRLLPFIKDTAFYIFNATQEKKRLLFEGAQGTFLDIDHGTYPYVTSSNTISGGASTGSGIGPGVIDNVIGIVKIYTTRVGNGPFPTELDDSAGEMLRSAGGEFGSTTGRPRRCGWFDSVMVRKSIQLNGITHLALTKLDVLNGFDEIKLCTHYEIDGKRIDQFPTDISSLERVVPVYETMPGWKCDLKECNSISDLPEAAQKYLRRLCELCYDTPVLIVSIGPDRSETIKVGQID, from the coding sequence ATGGCAAATGCAGTTATCGTAGGAACCCAGTGGGGAGATGAAGGTAAGGCCAAAGTTATTGACTACCTTACTGAACAATCTGATATCATTATCCGTTTTCAGGGTGGCGCCAATGCAGGTCACACCGTCATAGCCAATGGTAAGAAATTTGTGTTTCATCTGGTCCCCTCAGGAATAATCAGCCCTGAAAAAATCTGCATCATAGGAAATGGTGTTGTAATTGATGCAGAACAGTTCCTGCTTGAAATTGATGAACTGACCCAAAGCGGCATAGATGTAAATGACCGTCTTTTTGTTTCTGATCTGGCTCATCTTGTACTCCCATGCCACAAAGCCATGGACAGGCAGATCGAGTCGACTATGGGCAACTCTAAAATCGGTACTACCGGCAGGGGCATAGGCCCTGCTTACGCTGATAAGGTATCAAGAACCGGTCTGCGTGTAGGTGACCTTGTTAACTGGGAACATTTCTGTCAGAAATTCAAAAACCATTTTGCACAGAAAAAATCCTATATTGAAAAACAGTTCGGCATTTCACTTGATCTGAATGAATCTGAACTGCTTGATCAGTACAGCAAAATCCGCTCACGCCTTTTGCCATTCATAAAAGACACCGCCTTTTATATCTTCAATGCAACTCAGGAGAAAAAGCGGCTTCTCTTCGAAGGTGCTCAGGGAACATTTCTCGACATCGACCACGGCACCTATCCTTACGTTACCTCCTCCAATACAATCTCTGGAGGTGCAAGTACCGGTTCAGGTATCGGCCCCGGTGTAATAGATAACGTTATAGGGATAGTAAAAATTTACACCACCCGTGTAGGCAACGGTCCTTTCCCGACAGAGCTTGATGATTCTGCCGGAGAGATGCTCAGAAGCGCAGGCGGAGAGTTTGGATCAACAACCGGCCGCCCAAGGCGCTGTGGCTGGTTTGACAGCGTGATGGTGAGAAAATCAATCCAGCTTAACGGAATAACTCACCTGGCTTTAACCAAACTCGATGTGCTAAACGGTTTTGATGAGATCAAATTATGTACCCATTACGAGATTGACGGCAAGCGTATTGACCAGTTTCCCACAGATATCAGCTCGCTTGAGCGGGTGGTACCGGTTTACGAAACTATGCCTGGCTGGAAATGTGATCTAAAGGAGTGCAATTCTATATCGGATCTTCCCGAGGCGGCTCAAAAGTATCTCAGGAGGTTATGTGAACTGTGTTACGACACGCCGGTTCTCATTGTGTCGATTGGTCCTGACAGATCAGAGACGATAAAGGTTGGGCAGATAGATTAA
- a CDS encoding DNA repair helicase, translating to MFNPQNPLIVQSNSTILLEVNNPLFVDARNAISQFAHLDKSPEYIHTYTITSLSLWNAAALGLTPREVIASLSTYSKYPLPQNVETDISELMGRFGKIVLESIDGSLVLRSDQRDLFRNICLHPQLKPLLGAKKSDTSVYVPSKFRGEIKQVLIDIGYPAYDLAGYVDGDPFPINMREKTLRGDPLAIRKYQQQAADNFSGNKESPGGSGIVVLPCGAGKTVVGLYTMSLLKRRTLVLVTNVTAARQWKREMLDKTDLSSDDIGEYSGEVKEIKPVTLATYQILTYRRKKTDPFIHYEIFNSENWGLIIYDEVHLLPAPVFKFTAQIQARRRLGLTATLIREDGHEKDVFTLIGPKKFDMPWKDLEKQGWIATAKCIEIRIDLPQEEKLRYLSLTPKQQIRLAYENTRKLDVIAELLEKHKDDRVLIIGQYISQLEEVASRFNLPLITGSTPNNKREVIYRAFIVGEIKTLVLSKVGNFAIDLPDANVAIQISGSFGSRQEEAQRLGRILRPKKNGEQATFYSIVTRESKELDFAMNRQLFLTEQGYSYGIEYREDNE from the coding sequence ATGTTTAATCCGCAAAATCCCTTGATTGTACAAAGTAACAGCACAATTCTTCTTGAGGTAAACAATCCGCTTTTTGTTGATGCAAGAAATGCTATAAGCCAGTTTGCTCACCTTGATAAGAGCCCCGAGTATATCCATACCTATACTATAACCTCCCTTTCACTCTGGAATGCTGCAGCCCTTGGTCTTACACCAAGAGAAGTTATAGCCAGCCTCAGCACCTACTCAAAATACCCTCTGCCCCAGAATGTAGAAACTGATATTTCCGAGCTGATGGGAAGATTTGGTAAAATTGTTCTGGAGAGCATCGATGGGTCGCTTGTGCTTAGGTCTGATCAGCGGGACCTGTTTCGCAATATCTGTCTCCATCCCCAGCTTAAGCCGCTTCTGGGTGCAAAGAAAAGCGATACATCCGTTTATGTACCCTCAAAGTTCAGAGGAGAAATCAAGCAGGTACTCATAGATATCGGATACCCTGCATATGATCTGGCCGGGTATGTGGATGGTGATCCTTTCCCAATCAATATGAGGGAGAAAACCCTCAGAGGGGATCCGCTTGCGATCAGAAAATACCAGCAGCAGGCTGCTGATAATTTCTCCGGTAATAAGGAATCTCCTGGTGGCAGCGGTATTGTGGTGCTTCCCTGCGGTGCGGGGAAAACGGTTGTTGGGCTCTACACCATGAGTCTTCTTAAAAGAAGGACTCTCGTTCTGGTCACAAATGTCACTGCCGCACGGCAGTGGAAACGGGAAATGCTCGATAAAACCGATTTGTCTTCCGATGATATCGGGGAGTACAGCGGTGAAGTGAAGGAGATAAAGCCTGTTACACTCGCCACATATCAGATCCTTACATACCGGAGGAAAAAAACCGACCCCTTTATCCATTATGAGATTTTTAACTCAGAAAACTGGGGACTTATAATCTACGATGAGGTTCATCTGCTTCCGGCTCCGGTGTTTAAATTTACAGCACAGATTCAGGCCAGAAGGCGCCTTGGGCTCACCGCTACCCTTATACGGGAAGATGGTCACGAAAAGGATGTTTTCACGCTCATCGGCCCCAAGAAATTTGACATGCCATGGAAAGATCTGGAAAAGCAGGGGTGGATTGCAACTGCAAAATGCATAGAAATCAGGATCGATTTGCCACAGGAGGAGAAACTGAGGTATCTCTCACTTACACCAAAGCAGCAGATCCGTCTGGCCTACGAGAACACACGTAAGCTTGATGTTATAGCCGAGCTCCTCGAAAAACACAAAGATGATCGTGTGCTTATAATCGGTCAGTATATCTCTCAGCTGGAAGAAGTGGCAAGTCGTTTTAATCTTCCTCTTATTACAGGTTCGACACCCAACAACAAACGGGAGGTGATCTACAGAGCCTTCATCGTCGGTGAGATTAAAACACTGGTACTTTCAAAGGTGGGTAATTTTGCAATAGACCTGCCCGACGCCAATGTGGCGATTCAGATCTCAGGCTCGTTTGGTTCCCGCCAGGAAGAGGCTCAGAGACTGGGCAGAATACTCAGACCCAAGAAAAACGGCGAGCAGGCTACTTTCTACTCGATTGTAACCAGAGAGTCAAAGGAACTCGATTTTGCCATGAACCGCCAGCTCTTTCTCACTGAGCAGGGATATTCCTATGGGATTGAGTACAGGGAGGATAATGAGTAG
- a CDS encoding NifU-like domain protein, which produces MKEKVAEVIEEIRPNLQADGGDIELVDVTEDGIVKVRLKGACSGCPGAAMTLKMGVERLLIKRIPEVKGVENVQ; this is translated from the coding sequence ATGAAAGAGAAAGTAGCAGAAGTAATAGAGGAAATCCGCCCCAATCTTCAGGCTGATGGAGGCGACATTGAACTTGTGGATGTAACTGAGGACGGAATTGTGAAGGTCAGATTGAAGGGCGCTTGCTCTGGGTGTCCCGGTGCGGCTATGACCCTTAAGATGGGTGTGGAAAGACTGCTGATCAAACGTATTCCTGAAGTCAAAGGTGTGGAAAACGTTCAGTAA
- a CDS encoding Lipid A export ATP-binding/permease protein MsbA: protein MKKKAQLYVRMWSYLWAHRLLIVVSMTLSLLVVTFEGLSLWFSASLVQTLFTPDFHEMARPEFTFSEINEVLKYYTYQLIYHEDPMHSLRIVCFIMASTFLLKNIFLYLKSLVMCRLNLSVVRDMQNQLYAHALKLPVTYYDRSKSGETSSLIVNDINKIKSSMTSTYDKLFIGPLRVLFFIFMLFVINVRLTLAIFIIFPVLGVVIWRIGKSVRRRSKRVLEHMSDLFSILHETVNGIRAVKMFNMHRVETDKFRKKNEKLLRQHFKSVMVSAISSPLTEVLGVTVVIILLWYGGSQVLAQDGFGAEDFVRFLIFLFSTFAPLKMLTHVNTILQSGFAAAERVFNVLDQPTEPLSVSSEQKKVDFEKEITFSNVSFKYPGTDESVLKNVNFTFPRGSIIAIVGASGSGKSTILDLLPRFYTVTDGSILLDGQNINDIDLSTLRDLFGIVSQDTILFNESIYYNITYGLQNASMEEVVNAAQAANAMEFIQKLPDGFDTNIGDHGVMLSGGQRQRISIARALLKNPSVLILDEATSSLDTESERLVQSAINNLIQHRSALVVAHRLSTIQNADKILVLENGKITEEGTHESLLKLGKRYKYLHDIQFSSSAVTN from the coding sequence ATGAAGAAAAAAGCTCAGTTGTATGTAAGAATGTGGAGTTACCTTTGGGCACATCGGCTCCTCATAGTAGTTTCGATGACTCTTTCCCTGCTTGTAGTTACATTTGAAGGTCTTTCACTCTGGTTTAGCGCTTCCCTGGTTCAAACCTTATTCACCCCTGATTTTCATGAGATGGCAAGGCCGGAGTTTACATTTTCTGAAATCAACGAAGTGCTCAAATATTACACCTACCAGTTGATCTATCATGAAGACCCCATGCATTCTCTGAGAATTGTCTGCTTTATAATGGCATCCACTTTTTTGCTGAAAAATATATTTCTCTATTTAAAATCTCTTGTTATGTGCAGACTCAACCTTTCGGTTGTCAGGGATATGCAAAATCAGCTCTATGCACATGCACTTAAACTGCCTGTCACCTACTATGACCGCTCCAAATCCGGCGAAACCTCCTCACTGATAGTAAACGATATAAACAAAATCAAATCATCCATGACCAGCACCTATGACAAATTGTTTATAGGACCCCTCAGAGTTCTGTTTTTCATTTTCATGCTCTTTGTCATAAATGTGAGGCTGACACTGGCTATTTTCATAATTTTCCCTGTGCTTGGAGTAGTTATCTGGCGCATCGGGAAGTCGGTTCGCAGGAGAAGCAAACGGGTTTTAGAGCATATGTCAGACCTTTTCTCCATCCTTCATGAGACAGTAAATGGGATAAGAGCTGTAAAAATGTTCAACATGCACAGGGTTGAAACAGATAAATTCAGAAAAAAGAATGAAAAGCTTCTCAGACAACACTTCAAATCTGTAATGGTAAGCGCGATCTCCAGCCCCCTCACCGAAGTTCTCGGAGTAACGGTGGTGATTATTCTTTTATGGTATGGGGGAAGTCAGGTACTGGCACAGGATGGATTCGGTGCAGAGGATTTTGTGAGATTTTTGATTTTTCTCTTCTCCACATTTGCTCCGCTCAAGATGCTTACCCATGTGAATACAATTCTGCAGAGCGGATTTGCTGCCGCAGAGCGTGTCTTTAATGTTCTCGATCAGCCAACCGAACCTCTGTCAGTATCCTCTGAACAAAAAAAGGTTGATTTCGAAAAGGAGATCACATTTTCAAATGTCAGCTTCAAATATCCCGGCACAGATGAATCCGTGTTGAAAAATGTCAACTTCACCTTTCCAAGGGGATCGATAATCGCCATCGTCGGTGCCAGCGGAAGTGGCAAATCAACAATACTGGACCTGCTGCCCCGGTTCTACACCGTCACAGACGGCTCCATACTGCTGGATGGACAAAACATAAACGATATAGATCTAAGTACTCTTCGGGATCTTTTTGGAATAGTTTCTCAGGATACTATCCTGTTTAATGAAAGCATCTACTATAATATCACCTACGGCCTTCAAAATGCAAGCATGGAGGAGGTAGTCAATGCTGCACAGGCAGCAAATGCAATGGAGTTTATTCAGAAACTGCCCGATGGTTTTGATACCAATATTGGTGATCATGGTGTGATGCTCTCAGGGGGACAGCGCCAAAGGATTTCCATTGCCCGTGCGCTTCTGAAAAACCCTTCTGTTCTTATTCTCGATGAAGCCACTTCATCACTGGACACCGAGTCTGAGCGTCTGGTTCAGTCTGCAATAAACAATCTCATTCAGCACCGCAGTGCCCTTGTTGTTGCTCACCGTCTCTCAACAATCCAGAATGCAGATAAAATTCTGGTACTCGAAAATGGCAAAATTACAGAAGAGGGTACCCATGAATCTCTTCTGAAGCTGGGTAAAAGGTATAAATATCTCCATGATATCCAGTTCTCTTCCAGTGCAGTAACAAATTGA